A portion of the Oncorhynchus gorbuscha isolate QuinsamMale2020 ecotype Even-year linkage group LG19, OgorEven_v1.0, whole genome shotgun sequence genome contains these proteins:
- the LOC124005360 gene encoding LOW QUALITY PROTEIN: T-box transcription factor TBX2b-like (The sequence of the model RefSeq protein was modified relative to this genomic sequence to represent the inferred CDS: inserted 3 bases in 2 codons): MRDPVFTGTAMAYHPFHAHRPTDFSMSAFLAAAQPSFFPTLTLPHAALTKPMSDHLVGAAEAGLHPALSHHHQAAHLRSLKSLEPEEEVEDDPKVTLEAKDLWDQFHKIGTEMVITKSGRRMFPPFKVRINGLDKKAKYILLMDIVAADDCRYKFHNSRWMVAGKADPEMPKRMYIHPDSPATGEQWMAKPVAFHKLKLTNNISDKHGFTILNSMHKYQPRFHIVRANDILKLPYSTFRTYVFPETDFIAVTAYQNDKITQLKIDNNPFAKGFRDTGNGRREKRKQLTLPSLRMYEDQCKADRDGGDSDASSSEPTTGRDGAQSPIGPGSSPLSRISPDDKACTDSEQELDHQDERCTASNSPEPEPPSPFSPRCEDRVKEKPSLEKKDXYLDSRKSSDSIFSIRNIEKGDKTENRHRKDTTDSSKKDTADSGAISATKESFSPLMVQTESPSHFSASHLQSLALSGLHSQQFFNPMNAGQMLFHPGQFAMGPGAFSAMSMGHLLASVSGASGMDNCSLSAQGTGGAPNPFPFHLSQHMLASQGISMPTFGGLFPYPYTYMAAAAAAASAMPASTTASSLSRNPFLTSSRPRLRFNPYQLPVSMAQSTSLFTTGLPVGLNPSSESSKSGSRETSPVPELHNHKAGSSHRTSSPKSMKDSINELXKHPETSERPGEPERDVPPERLVSGLESQRETYPPRDSPK; encoded by the exons ATGAGAGATCCAGTTTTCACAGGGACTGCCATGGCTTATCACCCTTTCCACGCTCACCGGCCGACCGACTTCTCCATGTCAGCTTTCCTAGCGGCCGCGCAGCCTTCCTTCTTCCCGACGCTCACTCTGCCTCACGCGGCTCTTACTAAGCCCATGTCGGACCACCTCGTTGGAGCCGCGGAGGCAGGGCTCCACCCGGCTCTCAGCCACCACCACCAGGCGGCTCATCTCCGCAGTCTGAAGAGCCTGGAGCccgaggaagaggtggaggacgACCCTAAAGTCACACTGGAGGCCAAGGACCTATGGGACCAGTTTCACAAAATAGGAACAGAGATGGTTATTACCAAATCTGGAAG GAGAATGTTTCCTCCGTTTAAAGTCAGAATAAATGGGCTTGATAAAAAAGCCAAGTATATTCTATTGATGGATATAGTCGCTGCCGACGACTGCCGCTACAAGTTCCACAATTCTCGCTGGATGGTAGCGGGAAAGGCCGATCCGGAGATGCCCAAAAGAATGTACATTCACCCGGATAGCCCGGCTACGGGAGAGCAGTGGATGGCCAAGCCTGTTGCTTTTCATAAACTGAAGCTGACCAACAATATATCGGACAAGCATGGATTT ACGATTCTTAATTCCATGCACAAATACCAGCCCAGGTTTCATATCGTGAGGGCCAACGACATCCTGAAGCTCCCCTACAGCACGTTTAGGACATACGTGTTCCCAGAGACAGACTTCATCGCTGTCACAGCTTATCAAAACGACAAG ATAACACAGCTGAAAATTGATAATAACCCTTTTGCCAAAGGATTCAGAGACACCGGAAatggaagaagagagaaaag GAAACAGTTGACCCTTCCCTCTCTGCGGATGTATGAAGACCAATGCAAAGCAGACCGAGACGGGGGCGACTCTGATGCCTCGTCTAGTGAACCAACAACCGGCAGAGACGGTGCACAGTCTCCAATCGGACCTGGATCCAGCCCGCTTAGTCGAATCAGCCCAG ATGATAAAGCCTGTACTGACAGTGAGCAAGAACTTGATCATCAGGATGAGCGTTGTACCGCATCGAACAGCCCTGAACCCGAGCCGCCCTCTCCCTTCAGCCCGAGGTGCGAGGACCGGGTGAAGGAAAAGCCGAGTCTGGAAAAGAAAGA TTATCTGGACTCAAGAAAGTCGAGCGACTCCATATTCAGTATAAGGAACATTGAGAAAGGAGACAAAACGGAGAACAGACACAGGAAAGACACTACAGATTCGTCAAAAAAGGACACCGCAGACAGCGGCGCGATAAGCGCAACCAAAGAAAGTTTCTCCCCGCTCATGGTTCAAACAGAGAGCCCCTCACACTTCAGCGCGAGCCACCTGCAGAGTCTGGCCCTGTCTGGTTTGCACAGCCAGCAGTTTTTTAATCCAATGAACGCCGGACAAATGCTATTTCACCCTGGGCAGTTCGCTATGGGCCCAGGTGCGTTTTCTGCCATGAGCATGGGACATCTATTGGCCTCGGTATCCGGGGCAAGTGGTATGGACAACTGCAGCCTCTCCGCACAGGGCACCGGGGGCGCGCCGAACCCTTTCCCCTTCCATCTATCGCAGCACATGCTCGCCTCTCAG GGCATTTCCATGCCGACCTTTGGAGGCCTGTTCCCGTACCCGTACACCTACATGGCTGCCGCTGCCGCCGCAGCCTCCGCCATGCCCGCTAGCACTACAGCCAGTTCGCTCTCGAGAAATCCCTTCCTCACCAGCTCCCGCCCCCGGCTCCGGTTCAACCCTTATCAGCTCCCCGTGTCTATGGCCCAGAGCACAAGTCTATTCACCACCGGCCTGCCAGTCGGCCTAAACCCCAGCTCCGAGTCGTCCAAATCGGGCAGCAGGGAGACGAGTCCCGTGCCTGAGCTCCACAACCACAAAGCGGGGTCGAGTCATAGGACCAGCTCTCCCAAATCGATGAAGGACTCTATCAATGAGC CAAAACATCCAGAGACTAGTGAGCGGCctggagagccagagagagacgtACCCCCCGAGAGACTAGTGAGCGGCctggagagccagagagagacgtATCCCCCGAGAGACTCTCCTAAGTGA